Proteins encoded by one window of Lutibacter sp. A64:
- a CDS encoding DUF4442 domain-containing protein has protein sequence MEVTVKKMNRFLMFKLPSAFLCGVKLKDLDNEKAVVTVTYKWINQNPFRSMYFAVQSMAAELSTGALVIKKIQECGKPISMLVTNHNGKFTKKAVGKIRFICKDGNLINRALKQTIETGEGQTIVMKSIGLNEYDEQVSVYEFEWSVKLKSSKKKH, from the coding sequence CCATCAGCATTTTTATGTGGTGTAAAACTAAAAGATTTAGATAATGAAAAAGCTGTTGTAACTGTTACTTACAAATGGATAAATCAAAATCCTTTTAGATCCATGTATTTTGCAGTACAATCAATGGCTGCAGAGCTTTCTACAGGTGCATTAGTTATAAAAAAAATACAAGAATGCGGTAAGCCTATTTCTATGCTTGTTACAAACCATAATGGTAAGTTTACTAAAAAAGCTGTTGGAAAAATTAGGTTTATTTGTAAAGATGGAAATTTAATTAATAGAGCTTTAAAACAAACAATTGAAACGGGAGAAGGGCAAACAATTGTTATGAAATCAATTGGGCTTAATGAATATGATGAACAAGTTTCTGTTTACGAATTTGAATGGAGTGTAAAATTAAAAAGTTCAAAAAAGAAGCATTAA